One region of Paraburkholderia acidiphila genomic DNA includes:
- the gabD gene encoding NADP-dependent succinate-semialdehyde dehydrogenase, translating into MNLKDASLLQFNAYINGEWQGAEDGATFEVKNPATGALIGTVPRMGAAETRRAIAAANAAWPAWRAKTAKERSVILRKWHDLMMENADDLALILTTEQGKPLAEAKGEIGYAASFLEWFAEEGKRIYGDTIPTPANDKRIVVTKEPVGVCAAITPWNFPAAMITRKVGPALAAGCPIVLKPAEATPFSALALAVLAERAGVPRGIFSVVTGDPKAIGGELTSNPTVRKLSFTGSTPVGRLLMSQCASTVKKVSLELGGNAPFIVFEDADLDAAVAGAIASKYRNSGQTCVCTNRFYVHDAVYDAFAAKLRDAVEKLKVGLGTEAGVTQGPLINEAAVLKVESHIEDALAKGAQVIAGGKRHALGHGFFEPTILTGVTPAMKVARDETFGPLAPLFRFSSDEEVIRMANDTEFGLAAYFYSRDIGRVWRVAEALEYGMVGINTGLISNEVAPFGGVKQSGLGREGSHYGVDDYVVIKYMCMAGM; encoded by the coding sequence ATGAACCTGAAAGACGCATCGCTGCTGCAATTCAATGCCTATATCAACGGCGAATGGCAAGGCGCCGAAGACGGCGCGACGTTCGAAGTGAAGAACCCCGCCACCGGCGCGCTGATCGGCACGGTGCCGCGCATGGGCGCGGCCGAAACGCGCCGCGCGATCGCGGCCGCGAACGCTGCATGGCCTGCATGGCGCGCGAAGACCGCGAAGGAGCGCAGTGTCATCCTGCGCAAATGGCACGACCTGATGATGGAAAACGCCGACGACCTCGCGCTCATCCTCACCACGGAACAAGGCAAGCCGCTTGCCGAAGCAAAGGGCGAAATCGGCTATGCCGCGTCGTTCCTCGAATGGTTCGCGGAAGAAGGCAAGCGCATTTACGGCGACACGATCCCCACGCCCGCCAACGACAAGCGCATCGTCGTGACGAAGGAACCGGTGGGCGTGTGCGCTGCCATCACGCCGTGGAACTTCCCCGCCGCGATGATCACCCGCAAGGTCGGCCCCGCGCTCGCGGCAGGCTGCCCGATCGTGCTCAAGCCCGCCGAAGCCACGCCGTTCTCGGCGCTCGCACTGGCCGTGCTGGCCGAGCGCGCCGGTGTGCCGCGCGGCATCTTCAGTGTGGTGACGGGCGACCCGAAGGCGATTGGCGGCGAACTCACGAGCAACCCGACCGTGCGCAAGCTCTCGTTCACGGGCTCGACGCCAGTGGGCCGTCTCCTCATGAGCCAGTGCGCCTCGACCGTCAAGAAGGTCTCGCTGGAACTGGGCGGCAACGCCCCATTCATCGTGTTCGAAGACGCCGATCTCGATGCGGCCGTAGCCGGCGCCATCGCATCGAAGTATCGCAACAGCGGCCAGACCTGCGTGTGCACCAACCGCTTCTATGTGCACGACGCCGTGTACGACGCGTTCGCGGCCAAACTGCGCGACGCCGTCGAAAAGCTCAAGGTCGGTCTCGGCACGGAGGCCGGCGTGACGCAAGGCCCGCTCATCAACGAAGCGGCCGTACTGAAGGTGGAATCGCACATCGAGGACGCGCTCGCGAAAGGCGCTCAGGTGATCGCGGGCGGCAAGCGCCACGCGCTCGGCCACGGCTTTTTCGAGCCGACCATCCTCACCGGCGTCACGCCCGCGATGAAGGTTGCACGCGACGAAACCTTCGGCCCGCTCGCGCCGCTGTTCCGCTTCTCGTCGGATGAAGAAGTGATCAGGATGGCGAACGATACCGAGTTCGGTCTCGCCGCTTACTTCTACAGCCGCGATATTGGCCGCGTGTGGCGCGTGGCCGAAGCGCTCGAATACGGCATGGTGGGCATCAACACCGGCCTGATCTCGAACGAAGTCGCGCCGTTTGGCGGCGTGAAGCAGTCGGGCCTTGGCCGCGAAGGCTCGCACTACGGCGTGGATGACTACGTGGTCATCAAGTACATGTGCATGGCGGGCATGTAA
- the gabT gene encoding 4-aminobutyrate--2-oxoglutarate transaminase, whose protein sequence is MNVSKNADLQSRKNAITPRGVGVMCDFYAERAENAELWDVEGRRFIDFAAGIAVCNTGHRHPKIVAAIKAQLDHFTHTAYQIVPYESYVSLAEKVAQRAPGSFAKKAAFFTTGAEAVENAVKIARAHTGRPGVIAFAGGFHGRTMMGMALTGKVAPYKLAFGPFPADVYHAPYPNSVHGISTADSLKHIEMLFKADIDPKRVAAIIFEPVQGEGGFYQAPADFVRGLRKICDTHGILLIADEVQTGFARTGKLFAMEHYDVTPDLMTIAKSLAGGMPLSGVVGRAEVMDAAAPGGLGGTYAGNPLAVASAHAVIEIIEEEKLCERATKLGDKIKAKLNAMKADVPQIADVRGPGAMNAVEFCKPGTNEADADFTKRVQTAALNRGLLLLVCGVYSNVVRFLFPLTIQDAVFDEALAILEESIKEAVGVPA, encoded by the coding sequence ATGAACGTGAGCAAGAACGCCGACCTGCAAAGCCGCAAGAACGCCATTACCCCGCGCGGCGTGGGCGTGATGTGCGACTTCTACGCCGAGCGCGCCGAGAACGCCGAGCTGTGGGATGTGGAAGGCCGCCGCTTCATCGACTTCGCCGCCGGCATCGCCGTGTGCAACACGGGCCACCGCCATCCGAAGATCGTCGCCGCCATCAAGGCGCAGCTCGACCACTTCACGCACACCGCCTACCAGATCGTGCCGTACGAGTCGTACGTCTCGCTGGCCGAGAAGGTCGCCCAGCGCGCGCCGGGCAGCTTCGCCAAGAAGGCCGCCTTCTTCACGACCGGCGCCGAAGCCGTTGAAAACGCCGTGAAAATCGCTCGCGCCCACACGGGCCGCCCGGGCGTGATCGCCTTCGCGGGCGGCTTCCACGGCCGCACGATGATGGGCATGGCGCTCACGGGCAAGGTCGCTCCGTACAAGCTCGCGTTCGGCCCGTTCCCGGCCGACGTGTACCACGCGCCGTACCCGAACTCGGTGCACGGCATCAGCACGGCTGACTCGCTCAAGCACATCGAAATGCTGTTCAAGGCCGACATCGATCCGAAGCGCGTGGCCGCGATCATCTTCGAACCGGTTCAGGGCGAAGGCGGCTTCTACCAGGCGCCGGCAGACTTCGTGCGCGGCCTACGCAAGATTTGCGACACGCACGGCATCCTGCTGATCGCCGACGAAGTGCAAACGGGCTTCGCGCGCACCGGCAAGCTGTTCGCGATGGAACACTACGACGTCACGCCCGACCTGATGACGATCGCCAAGAGCCTCGCGGGCGGCATGCCGCTGTCGGGCGTGGTGGGCCGCGCTGAAGTCATGGATGCCGCAGCGCCTGGCGGCCTCGGCGGCACGTACGCGGGTAACCCGCTGGCAGTGGCGTCGGCACACGCGGTGATCGAGATCATCGAAGAAGAAAAGCTGTGCGAGCGCGCCACGAAGCTCGGCGACAAGATCAAGGCCAAGCTCAACGCGATGAAGGCCGACGTGCCGCAAATCGCAGATGTGCGCGGCCCCGGCGCGATGAACGCCGTGGAATTCTGCAAGCCCGGCACGAACGAAGCCGACGCCGACTTCACCAAGCGCGTGCAAACCGCCGCGCTGAACCGCGGCCTGCTGCTGCTCGTGTGCGGCGTGTACTCGAACGTCGTGCGCTTCCTGTTCCCGCTGACGATCCAGGACGCCGTGTTCGACGAAGCGCTCGCGATCCTCGAAGAGTCGATCAAGGAAGCCGTGGGCGTGCCGGCGTAA
- the pdxR gene encoding MocR-like pyridoxine biosynthesis transcription factor PdxR, with protein MRASVLSDWLAQRLDRGSVQPVYRQLHKLLQQAILSRELPAGARVPSSRLLAAELGIARNTVTQVYEQLVLEGYVTSATGRGTFVADTSPDEIVGAAEIGSMQTRENIEVSGAVPPAGRVATNSQTRGAESLAAVGLGVPAAVGPETVAAGHSQRPAARSLSVRGARLIGSAGVSKRQGGAFMPGVPDVSRFPSRVWTRLHNKYWRSLRPDLLTYAPGGGLALLRHVLADYLRTSRSVRCSPEQIIITTGIHQSIDLAVRLLSDPGDTIWTEDPCYWGVRSVLHVSGLNTRPIAVDSEGLNPSPDDFAAPPPRLMLVTPSHQYPLGMVMSLARRRMLLEYARQHQCWIIEDDYDSEFRYGSRPLASLQGLDTAGQVIYVGSFGKTLFPGLRVGYLVAPEALAESFATASAELYREGQLLQQAVLAEFIAEGHFTSHIRKMRALYGQRRQVLLDVVSRRYGDALPAMGGDAGLHVVMQLPEGSDDRAVAEAALARNIVVRPLSGYYSSRERANPGLLIGYACVPDEEIAPAFETLAEAIDTTLPAFV; from the coding sequence ATGCGTGCGAGTGTTCTGTCCGATTGGCTGGCCCAACGGCTCGACCGCGGCAGCGTCCAACCGGTATACCGGCAACTGCACAAGCTGCTTCAGCAGGCGATCCTTTCGCGCGAGCTGCCAGCGGGGGCGCGGGTGCCGTCGTCGCGGCTGCTGGCGGCGGAACTGGGGATTGCGCGCAATACCGTGACGCAGGTCTATGAACAATTGGTGCTCGAAGGCTATGTCACGTCCGCCACGGGGCGCGGCACGTTTGTCGCCGACACCTCGCCCGACGAGATCGTCGGGGCGGCGGAAATTGGCTCTATGCAGACGCGGGAGAATATCGAAGTTTCAGGAGCCGTGCCGCCTGCCGGGCGAGTTGCAACTAACAGCCAGACGCGCGGAGCGGAATCACTTGCCGCGGTGGGGCTTGGCGTCCCAGCGGCAGTCGGCCCGGAAACCGTCGCCGCTGGCCATTCGCAGCGCCCGGCGGCGCGCTCGCTCTCGGTGCGCGGAGCGCGCCTGATTGGGAGCGCGGGCGTATCGAAGCGTCAGGGCGGCGCGTTCATGCCGGGCGTGCCCGATGTCTCCCGCTTTCCCTCGCGGGTCTGGACGCGTCTGCACAACAAGTACTGGCGCAGCCTGCGCCCGGACCTGCTCACCTACGCGCCCGGCGGCGGCCTCGCGCTGCTGCGCCACGTGCTCGCCGACTACCTGCGTACCTCGCGCTCGGTGCGCTGCTCGCCGGAGCAGATCATCATCACGACGGGCATTCACCAGTCCATCGATCTGGCCGTGCGCCTGCTCTCCGACCCCGGCGACACCATCTGGACCGAAGACCCATGCTATTGGGGCGTGCGCAGCGTGTTGCACGTCTCCGGCCTCAACACGCGGCCGATCGCCGTGGACAGCGAAGGCCTCAACCCGTCGCCTGACGACTTCGCCGCGCCGCCGCCGCGGCTCATGCTCGTCACGCCTTCGCATCAATATCCGCTCGGCATGGTGATGAGCCTCGCGCGCCGCCGCATGCTGCTCGAGTACGCGCGCCAGCACCAGTGCTGGATCATCGAGGACGACTACGACAGCGAGTTCCGCTACGGCAGCCGGCCGCTTGCGTCATTGCAGGGGCTCGATACGGCGGGGCAGGTGATTTACGTGGGGAGCTTCGGCAAGACGCTGTTTCCGGGCTTGCGCGTGGGCTATCTCGTCGCGCCGGAAGCGCTCGCGGAAAGCTTCGCGACCGCGAGCGCGGAGTTGTATCGCGAGGGGCAATTGCTGCAGCAGGCCGTGCTTGCCGAATTCATCGCCGAAGGGCATTTCACCTCGCATATCCGCAAGATGCGCGCGCTGTATGGCCAGCGCCGCCAGGTGCTGCTCGACGTCGTTTCGCGCCGCTATGGCGACGCGCTGCCCGCCATGGGCGGCGACGCGGGTCTGCATGTCGTGATGCAACTGCCCGAAGGCAGCGACGACCGCGCCGTGGCCGAAGCCGCGCTCGCGCGCAATATCGTGGTGCGGCCGCTTTCTGGGTATTACTCGTCGCGCGAGCGCGCGAACCCCGGCTTGTTGATCGGCTATGCGTGCGTGCCCGACGAGGAGATCGCGCCGGCGTTCGAAACGCTTGCCGAGGCGATCGATACGACGTTGCCTGCATTCGTGTGA
- a CDS encoding EamA family transporter has product MASFVVLLVLLSALMHASWNAFLHLSGDRLWLLGMFSVPYIVVSAIGVCVLPLPAQASWPYIAASVVLEFVYCFTLIRAYRSGDFGQIYPIARGLSPLLVFGGALVFAHEELHALAATGVALVSLGIMSLAFRRGMRFSGESVPYALLTGLFIAMYSVIDGIGARLAGNGISYIMWVYLLWNVPQFLVVCKLRGGAAKMFTSTSAVARGMLAGVLALTAYCLVIEAFRFLPIAMVSALRELSSIFAVLIGWLFMNEKLTARRMVACALVTCGAVLIRL; this is encoded by the coding sequence ATGGCCAGTTTCGTCGTCCTGCTGGTCCTGCTCTCGGCGCTCATGCACGCGAGCTGGAACGCCTTCCTTCATCTTTCGGGCGACCGCCTCTGGCTGCTCGGCATGTTCTCGGTGCCGTACATCGTCGTGAGCGCGATCGGCGTATGCGTGCTGCCGCTGCCCGCGCAGGCGAGTTGGCCCTACATCGCCGCTTCCGTGGTGCTGGAGTTCGTGTACTGCTTCACGCTGATCCGCGCCTATCGCAGCGGCGACTTCGGACAGATCTACCCCATCGCGCGCGGGCTTTCCCCGCTGCTCGTATTCGGCGGCGCGCTCGTGTTCGCGCACGAAGAACTGCATGCGCTCGCGGCGACCGGCGTTGCCCTCGTTTCGCTCGGCATCATGTCGCTCGCTTTCCGGCGCGGCATGCGTTTTTCGGGCGAGAGCGTGCCGTACGCGCTGCTCACGGGTCTTTTCATCGCGATGTATTCGGTCATCGACGGTATTGGCGCGCGCCTGGCCGGCAACGGCATCAGCTACATCATGTGGGTCTATCTGCTCTGGAACGTCCCGCAGTTTCTCGTGGTCTGCAAGCTGCGCGGCGGCGCGGCGAAGATGTTCACGTCGACGTCCGCGGTCGCGCGCGGCATGCTCGCGGGCGTCCTCGCCCTCACGGCGTATTGCCTCGTGATCGAAGCGTTCCGCTTCCTGCCTATCGCGATGGTTTCCGCGCTGCGTGAACTCTCGTCGATCTTCGCCGTGCTGATTGGCTGGCTCTTCATGAATGAGAAGCTCACGGCGCGGCGTATGGTGGCGTGCGCGCTCGTGACGTGTGGGGCGGTACTGATTCGGCTGTGA
- the phnE gene encoding phosphonate ABC transporter, permease protein PhnE — translation MDFDSSRAVRQADVSGAAAAPAATPAAAAAPIAAQAPQAAAALAASKQTAKQAGKRSWSSLVLWAIVFVLLGVAWRGADMRPLDLFSDPANMSTFARGFFPPDFTEWRTYAHEMWVTVAVALWGTALAIVCAVPFGLMSAHNLAPAWVLHPVRRLMDACRAINEMVFAMLFIVAVGLGPFAGVLALWVHTTGVLAKLFAEAVEAIDPRPVEGVRATGASPLDEIIYGVLPQVMPLWISYALYRFESNVRSAMVVGMVGAGGIGVVLYEEIRSFDYQQTSAVLIMVIVVVTAIDLISARLRARVI, via the coding sequence ATGGATTTCGACAGCTCACGCGCCGTGCGGCAGGCAGACGTCTCCGGGGCCGCCGCTGCTCCGGCGGCGACGCCAGCCGCCGCCGCCGCGCCAATCGCGGCCCAGGCGCCTCAAGCGGCGGCCGCCCTTGCGGCGAGCAAGCAAACAGCAAAGCAGGCTGGCAAGCGCAGCTGGTCGTCGCTCGTGCTCTGGGCCATCGTGTTCGTGCTGCTCGGCGTGGCGTGGCGCGGCGCCGACATGCGCCCGCTCGACCTCTTCTCCGACCCCGCGAACATGAGCACGTTCGCACGCGGCTTCTTCCCGCCGGACTTCACGGAATGGCGCACGTATGCCCACGAAATGTGGGTCACGGTCGCGGTGGCGCTGTGGGGCACGGCGCTCGCCATCGTCTGCGCGGTGCCGTTCGGGCTGATGTCGGCGCACAATCTCGCGCCCGCGTGGGTGCTGCATCCCGTGCGGCGTTTGATGGACGCGTGCCGCGCCATCAACGAGATGGTGTTCGCGATGCTCTTCATCGTGGCCGTGGGCCTCGGGCCGTTCGCGGGCGTGCTCGCCTTGTGGGTGCATACCACGGGCGTGCTCGCGAAACTCTTTGCCGAAGCCGTGGAAGCCATCGACCCGCGCCCGGTGGAAGGCGTGCGCGCCACGGGCGCCTCACCGCTCGACGAGATCATCTACGGCGTGCTGCCTCAGGTCATGCCGCTGTGGATCTCCTACGCGCTCTACCGCTTCGAATCGAACGTGCGCTCGGCGATGGTGGTGGGCATGGTGGGCGCGGGCGGCATCGGCGTCGTGCTGTACGAGGAAATCCGCTCGTTCGATTATCAGCAGACGAGCGCCGTACTCATCATGGTGATCGTCGTGGTCACGGCTATCGATCTCATCTCCGCGAGACTGCGTGCACGCGTGATCTGA
- the phnD gene encoding phosphonate ABC transporter substrate-binding protein yields MKLLRSMLSWCAAGAVAFASLGSAAAHAEDLSFGIISTDSSAVLKQRWQPFIDDLNKQTGLHVTAFFATDYSGIIEAMRFNKVQIGYFGNASAMEAVDRSNGEIFAKVLYANGDTGYKSVLITNVNSRVKTIDDVFKNTKDLTLGWGDPNSTSGTLIPGYYLFAQHGVSVNATNFKTVLPSSHEANLLAVVNNKVDIATNNSIELATLQQKHPDRFAQVRVLWTSPLIPSDPLVYRKDLPEATKQKLRDFFYHYAKTDPREKKIMADITGYAGFAPATDAQLLPIRQVALFQQKEKIAANTNLSDDDRKSQIAAIDAKIGALAKQ; encoded by the coding sequence ATGAAACTGCTCCGCTCCATGCTCTCCTGGTGCGCCGCCGGCGCCGTCGCGTTTGCCTCGCTCGGCAGCGCGGCCGCTCACGCGGAAGACCTCAGCTTCGGCATCATCTCGACCGATTCGTCGGCGGTGCTCAAGCAACGCTGGCAACCGTTCATCGACGACCTGAACAAGCAGACCGGCCTGCACGTGACCGCGTTCTTCGCCACCGACTACTCGGGCATCATCGAGGCCATGCGCTTCAACAAGGTGCAGATCGGCTACTTCGGCAATGCTTCGGCCATGGAAGCCGTGGACCGCTCGAATGGCGAGATCTTCGCGAAGGTGCTGTACGCGAACGGCGACACGGGCTACAAGTCGGTGCTCATCACCAACGTGAACAGCCGCGTGAAGACGATCGACGATGTGTTCAAGAATACTAAAGATCTCACGCTCGGCTGGGGCGACCCCAATTCGACCTCGGGCACGCTGATTCCGGGCTACTACCTCTTCGCGCAGCACGGCGTTTCGGTGAACGCGACGAACTTCAAGACCGTGCTGCCGTCGAGCCATGAAGCGAACCTGCTCGCCGTGGTGAACAACAAGGTGGATATCGCCACCAACAACAGCATCGAGCTTGCCACGCTGCAACAGAAGCACCCGGACCGCTTCGCGCAAGTGCGCGTGCTGTGGACCTCGCCGCTCATTCCGTCCGACCCGCTCGTGTATCGCAAGGATCTGCCTGAAGCCACGAAGCAGAAGCTGCGCGACTTCTTCTACCACTACGCGAAGACCGATCCGCGCGAGAAGAAGATCATGGCTGACATCACCGGCTATGCAGGCTTCGCGCCCGCCACCGACGCGCAGCTCCTGCCGATCCGCCAGGTCGCGCTGTTCCAGCAGAAAGAGAAGATCGCCGCCAACACGAATCTCTCCGACGACGACCGCAAGAGCCAGATCGCGGCCATTGACGCCAAGATCGGCGCACTCGCGAAGCAGTAA
- the phnC gene encoding phosphonate ABC transporter ATP-binding protein, with translation MDAIRIERLSKSFDSGRKALDEINLRVGVGEMVALIGASGSGKSTLLRHIAGFTASDLQPSRIEILGRPIQQDGRIVREVRRIRRDIGFVFQQFNLVHRLTVETNVLIGALSRLPLWRRLTGRFPRAERELMLAALGEVGIAHKAAERASNLSGGQQQRAALARALVQRARLILADEPIASLDPASSRRVMDMMRMLNRDHGLTVVVSLHQVDIAMEYCPRTIALRDGRVVYDGPSAALTPALLQQLYGSAARELLEPDAAPSAATRFGAQPRAA, from the coding sequence ATGGACGCCATTCGCATCGAACGCCTCTCGAAAAGCTTCGACAGCGGCCGCAAGGCACTCGACGAAATCAACCTGCGCGTAGGCGTTGGCGAGATGGTCGCGCTGATCGGCGCATCGGGCTCGGGCAAATCGACCTTGCTTCGCCATATTGCGGGCTTTACCGCCTCCGACCTGCAGCCTTCGCGCATCGAGATCCTTGGTCGTCCTATTCAGCAGGACGGACGCATCGTGCGCGAAGTGCGCCGCATTCGTCGCGACATCGGCTTCGTGTTTCAGCAGTTCAATCTCGTGCATCGCCTCACGGTCGAAACGAATGTGCTGATCGGCGCGCTCTCGCGCCTGCCGTTGTGGCGACGCCTCACGGGCCGCTTCCCGCGCGCCGAGCGCGAGCTGATGCTCGCCGCGCTCGGTGAAGTGGGCATTGCGCACAAGGCCGCGGAGCGCGCCTCGAATCTCTCGGGCGGCCAGCAGCAGCGCGCGGCGCTTGCCCGCGCACTCGTGCAGCGCGCGCGCCTCATTCTCGCCGACGAACCGATCGCGTCGCTCGACCCTGCTTCGTCGCGCCGCGTCATGGACATGATGCGCATGCTCAACCGCGATCACGGCTTGACCGTCGTCGTCTCGCTGCATCAGGTGGACATCGCCATGGAGTATTGCCCGCGCACGATCGCGCTGCGCGACGGGCGCGTGGTGTACGACGGTCCTTCAGCAGCGCTCACGCCCGCCCTGCTGCAACAGCTTTATGGCAGCGCCGCGCGCGAACTGCTCGAACCCGATGCTGCACCGTCCGCAGCTACGCGCTTCGGCGCACAGCCTCGCGCGGCTTGA
- a CDS encoding M14 family zinc carboxypeptidase, with the protein MQALSFLPDSFAEYEDLKAILDAGARWFDIRSAGEVEVRGRTFALHVAAIGSRDPAAPAIGFFGGIHGLERIGSQLVLDYMRALVGRLAWDELLMRQLESVRIVLAPIVNPGGMWLATRANPNGVDLMRNAPQDADERVPFLAGGQRVGSWLPWYRGRRGAPMETEASALLKIVDEELSQRPLSFALDCHSGYGWSDSIWFPYARTRRLMRHLPEMYVLKTMFERAHPHHGYTFEPQSHQYLLHGDLWDCAYDRAPAGNIFLPLTLELGSWLWIKKNPRQIFSRQGMFNPVMQHRTARVLRRHANLFDFLTRAAYSSQRWLPEGVTREQVLQSAIAHWYRRPDA; encoded by the coding sequence ATGCAGGCACTGAGCTTCCTACCCGACAGCTTCGCGGAATACGAGGACCTCAAGGCGATCCTCGATGCCGGCGCACGCTGGTTCGACATTCGCAGCGCGGGTGAAGTCGAAGTGCGGGGCCGTACGTTTGCGCTGCATGTCGCGGCGATCGGCTCGCGCGATCCGGCCGCGCCCGCCATCGGTTTTTTTGGCGGCATTCATGGGCTCGAGCGCATCGGCTCGCAACTGGTGCTCGATTACATGCGCGCGCTGGTGGGGCGTCTAGCGTGGGACGAACTACTGATGCGCCAGCTCGAATCCGTGCGTATCGTGCTTGCGCCGATCGTCAATCCGGGCGGCATGTGGCTTGCCACGCGCGCGAACCCGAACGGCGTGGATCTCATGCGCAACGCGCCGCAGGACGCCGACGAACGCGTGCCTTTTCTCGCGGGCGGCCAGCGTGTGGGCTCGTGGCTGCCGTGGTATCGCGGCAGGCGCGGCGCGCCCATGGAGACCGAGGCGAGCGCGCTCCTGAAGATCGTCGATGAAGAACTCTCGCAGCGCCCGCTCTCTTTCGCGCTCGACTGCCATTCGGGCTACGGCTGGAGCGACAGCATCTGGTTCCCGTACGCGCGCACGCGCCGGCTCATGCGCCATCTGCCCGAAATGTACGTGCTCAAGACGATGTTCGAGCGCGCGCATCCGCATCACGGCTACACGTTCGAGCCGCAGAGCCACCAATATCTGCTGCATGGCGACCTGTGGGACTGCGCGTACGATCGCGCGCCCGCCGGCAACATCTTCCTGCCGCTCACGCTCGAACTGGGTTCGTGGCTGTGGATCAAGAAGAACCCGCGCCAGATTTTCTCGCGCCAGGGCATGTTCAATCCGGTGATGCAGCATCGCACGGCGCGCGTGCTTCGGCGCCATGCGAACCTGTTCGACTTCCTCACGCGCGCCGCGTACTCGTCGCAACGCTGGCTGCCCGAGGGCGTGACGCGCGAACAGGTGCTGCAAAGCGCGATCGCGCACTGGTATCGCAGGCCGGACGCATGA
- a CDS encoding alpha/beta fold hydrolase, giving the protein MSGPWILLRGLTRESRHWGAFATLLAAREGAMPIDLPGNGTQAHARSPLVVDAYVDLLRADVEQRGARAPSRVLAMSLGGMVATAWALRYPEEIERLVLVNTSMRPHSRVYERLRPSAWPALARVARYWDGNDSGNLAETLIHGLTCARRDTLAADLETWRAIRAGAHVSRANALRQLAAAASFKARGAPRCAVLVVSSRGDRLVNPVCSARLARTWGAPHVEHPWAGHDLPHDDPQWLLDTLHAGDRAADAAGQAAGRE; this is encoded by the coding sequence ATGAGCGGACCGTGGATCCTCTTGCGTGGCCTCACGCGCGAATCGCGCCACTGGGGCGCGTTTGCGACGCTGCTCGCCGCACGCGAGGGCGCGATGCCGATCGATTTGCCGGGCAACGGCACGCAGGCGCACGCGCGTTCTCCGCTTGTCGTCGACGCTTACGTGGACCTGCTGCGCGCCGACGTGGAGCAGCGCGGCGCACGTGCGCCTTCTCGCGTGCTGGCGATGTCGCTGGGCGGCATGGTCGCGACAGCGTGGGCGCTGCGCTACCCCGAAGAGATCGAGCGCCTCGTGCTCGTGAATACGAGCATGCGGCCGCATAGCCGCGTGTATGAGCGCTTGCGTCCCTCGGCGTGGCCTGCGCTCGCGCGCGTGGCGCGGTATTGGGACGGCAACGACAGCGGCAATCTTGCCGAGACGCTGATCCACGGCCTCACGTGCGCGCGGCGCGACACGCTGGCCGCAGACCTCGAAACGTGGCGCGCGATTCGCGCGGGTGCCCACGTGAGCCGTGCGAACGCGTTACGTCAGCTGGCTGCCGCAGCCAGCTTCAAGGCGCGCGGTGCGCCGCGCTGTGCGGTGCTCGTGGTGTCCTCGCGCGGCGACCGTCTCGTGAATCCCGTTTGCTCGGCGCGCCTCGCACGGACCTGGGGCGCACCGCACGTGGAGCATCCATGGGCCGGACACGATTTGCCGCACGACGATCCGCAATGGCTGCTCGATACGCTCCACGCGGGCGATAGAGCGGCGGATGCCGCGGGCCAGGCCGCCGGCCGCGAGTGA